A part of [Limnothrix rosea] IAM M-220 genomic DNA contains:
- a CDS encoding histidine kinase, producing MSSEKHFEVNESQAASVVPQLQLLLFTDDRISHRADIKQVQDYLATLGNDYDFSLEIVDIKEQPQLVELYRLVATPSLVKVFPKPMQVFAGSSILPDLQRWWGQWQDTLEGLKQHYGEFGSLNDQAARKELDAERRSHSADVMRLSDEIFQLQREKEELAKQIEFKDQILAMLAHDLRSPLTGTSIALETLEIIAQRPETDKTSDLKQQLYQQAKNQLQIMNRMITELLDESRQLSTKLDIKPRRMDLNDLCQDVLLQMNSRFQRRSIKLTVDMPSDLPEVYGDAELLRQVLVNLLDNAIKYSSVNGEVRLVGLHRTLQKVQMSIVDHGHGIPEDEQEKIFEGHFRLKRDSMKEGYGLGLAVCRRIIQAHHGRIWVDSTLGQGSEFHFTLPVCVDRPGK from the coding sequence GTGTCTTCTGAAAAGCATTTTGAAGTTAATGAGTCTCAAGCGGCTTCGGTAGTGCCCCAGCTGCAACTATTGCTATTTACTGATGATCGTATTTCCCATCGTGCTGATATTAAGCAGGTGCAGGATTATCTGGCAACGTTGGGTAATGATTATGATTTTTCGTTAGAGATTGTTGACATTAAGGAGCAGCCCCAGCTGGTGGAGCTGTACCGTTTGGTGGCGACACCGTCTTTGGTTAAAGTTTTTCCAAAACCTATGCAGGTATTTGCTGGTAGTAGTATTTTGCCGGATCTGCAACGGTGGTGGGGACAATGGCAAGATACTTTAGAGGGCTTAAAACAACATTATGGTGAGTTTGGTAGTCTTAATGATCAAGCTGCACGTAAGGAATTGGATGCGGAACGGCGTTCTCATTCGGCGGATGTGATGCGGCTGTCGGATGAAATCTTCCAGTTGCAGCGTGAAAAGGAGGAGTTGGCGAAACAGATAGAGTTTAAGGATCAAATTTTGGCGATGCTTGCCCATGATTTGCGGAGTCCTTTGACGGGAACGTCGATCGCCCTTGAAACGCTCGAAATTATTGCGCAACGTCCGGAAACGGATAAAACGAGTGATTTAAAACAGCAGCTGTACCAACAGGCGAAAAATCAGTTGCAAATTATGAACCGGATGATCACGGAACTTCTAGATGAGTCTCGGCAATTGTCGACAAAGTTGGATATTAAGCCCCGTCGCATGGATTTAAATGATTTGTGTCAGGATGTTTTGCTCCAGATGAATAGTCGTTTTCAGCGTCGGTCGATTAAGCTGACGGTGGATATGCCTTCTGATTTGCCTGAGGTGTATGGTGATGCTGAGTTGTTGCGGCAAGTGCTTGTTAATCTTTTGGATAATGCGATTAAGTACAGTTCGGTCAATGGTGAGGTGAGATTGGTGGGTCTCCACCGGACGCTCCAGAAGGTGCAAATGAGCATTGTTGACCATGGTCATGGTATTCCTGAGGATGAGCAGGAAAAGATTTTTGAGGGGCATTTTCGTCTCAAGCGTGACTCTATGAAGGAGGGGTATGGTCTGGGTTTAGCGGTTTGTCGCCGGATTATTCAGGCTCATCATGGCCGTATTTGGGTGGATAGTACGCTAGGTCAGGGGAGTGAATTTCACTTTACGTTGCCGGTGTGTGTGGATCGTCCGGGCAAATAA
- the patD gene encoding heterocyst frequency control protein PatD has product MSTTLLIQSYTHLQNYLQQLALRLGQGEINASQAIAMGQELARCWQTQLATSTGENLAPTIFSQWRSLHTEIHRELRLLSMDLMFLGSSRSAQTQAAKQKIAGDRLQKILQYCSQIQQIICPDDPHTPAT; this is encoded by the coding sequence ATGTCTACCACTTTACTAATCCAGTCCTATACTCATTTGCAAAATTACTTACAGCAACTGGCTTTACGCTTAGGACAAGGAGAGATTAATGCCAGTCAGGCGATCGCCATGGGTCAAGAATTAGCACGATGCTGGCAAACCCAATTAGCAACATCAACAGGAGAAAACCTCGCCCCCACCATCTTTTCCCAATGGCGATCGCTCCACACAGAGATCCACCGTGAATTAAGATTGCTTAGCATGGATTTGATGTTTCTAGGCAGCAGTCGTTCAGCCCAAACCCAAGCGGCCAAACAAAAAATAGCCGGCGATCGCCTCCAGAAAATCCTGCAATATTGCAGCCAAATCCAACAAATTATTTGCCCGGACGATCCACACACACCGGCAACGTAA
- a CDS encoding ABC transporter ATP-binding protein, which produces MMTAPETSLDQKTTTAFLELKDITKVYPTKKGPLTVLDGVNLTVNEGEFICIIGHSGCGKSTMLNMVSGFNQPTSGTVTLHGNPITTPGPDRMMVFQNYCLLPWKNAHDNVALAVNTVCKDQPKSEREATIQKYMEMVGLTEAGNKKPHQISGGMKQRVAIARALSIHPEVLILDEPFGALDAITKEELQDELLEIWRANKITVLMITHDIDEALFLADRIVMMTNGPSAKIGEIMEVPFERPRNRNEMTDSPKYVELRNYALDYLFHRYAHDEDDDFEDEPTPNPMLKVAGIVGGVAIAALIGWGIFQAIAPKKDAPAPTSMNSQLCTSGSCWSPELS; this is translated from the coding sequence ATGATGACTGCACCCGAAACGTCCCTCGATCAAAAGACAACGACTGCTTTTCTGGAACTCAAAGATATCACCAAGGTTTACCCCACCAAAAAAGGTCCCCTGACCGTTTTAGACGGTGTCAATCTAACCGTTAATGAAGGTGAGTTCATCTGCATCATTGGTCACTCCGGTTGTGGTAAATCCACGATGCTGAATATGGTCTCCGGCTTTAATCAGCCGACCTCTGGCACAGTAACGCTCCACGGCAACCCGATTACGACACCGGGACCCGACCGGATGATGGTGTTTCAAAATTATTGTTTGTTGCCCTGGAAAAATGCCCATGACAACGTTGCCCTAGCCGTGAATACGGTCTGCAAAGATCAGCCGAAGTCAGAACGGGAAGCCACTATTCAGAAATATATGGAAATGGTGGGTTTAACGGAGGCCGGCAATAAAAAGCCCCACCAAATTTCCGGTGGTATGAAGCAACGGGTGGCGATCGCCCGCGCCCTCTCCATTCACCCCGAAGTGCTGATTCTCGATGAACCTTTTGGGGCATTGGATGCCATCACCAAAGAAGAATTACAAGACGAATTGTTAGAGATTTGGCGCGCCAATAAAATCACCGTTTTGATGATTACCCATGACATCGATGAGGCATTATTCCTCGCTGATCGCATTGTGATGATGACCAATGGCCCCAGTGCAAAAATTGGCGAAATTATGGAAGTGCCCTTTGAGCGCCCCCGCAATCGTAACGAGATGACGGATAGTCCCAAATACGTAGAATTGCGAAATTATGCCCTTGATTATCTCTTCCATCGTTATGCCCACGATGAGGATGATGATTTTGAAGATGAGCCGACTCCAAACCCCATGTTAAAAGTTGCGGGCATTGTCGGCGGTGTGGCGATCGCCGCATTAATCGGTTGGGGCATTTTTCAGGCGATCGCCCCCAAAAAAGACGCACCTGCTCCGACATCAATGAATTCCCAACTTTGTACATCAGGTTCCTGTTGGTCGCCAGAATTAAGTTAA
- a CDS encoding nitrate ABC transporter ATP-binding protein (This model describes the ATP binding subunits of ATP-binding cassette (ABC) transporters for nitrate transport, or for bicarbonate transport, in bacteria and archaea.), with protein sequence MSSKFLNFIEVDHVDKIFPLPGGDRYIALKNIELKIKKGEFISLIGHSGCGKSTLLNMISGLDRPTFGGVVVEGKEVDGPGPDRMVVFQNYSLLPWLTVRQNIGLAVNRVLEHLPKGERQQVVDEHIELVGLKRAANRRPGELSGGMKQRVAIARALAIQPKVLLLDEPFGALDALTRGNLQEKLLEIVQEKHITCVMVTHDVDEALLLSDRVVMLTTGPEAHIGRILEVPIDHPRERLEVVNHPEYYNLRHEIVYFLNQQKRVRKGVGQISHGPEVVNQPEKATINVGLLPLNDSAPFIVAQELGLFKKHGLEKVNLVKESSWQAIADGVTTGELDAAQMVAGMPIALTVGLHNKASIPMVSAMVLSRNGNAITLSKEFLDAGIKTPQDLKEHLQNTPDRILTFGVVYPASMENLLLRYWLASGGIDPDQDVTLTILSPEEMVDNLRSGAIDGFCVGDPWNSQAVAAGLGYVIATDLDIWAGHPEKVLGAREDWVAKNPKTHIALVKALLEACEYCDDRRNRTEITKILGSSILSIDPAFSQAGFADVFDYGDGQTPAMLPRFHQFHNEQANCPARGEGLWILTQLARWGYMPFPKNWLEITERVRRPDLFGEACRQLGWPDIEGDRQTFKLMDGMVFTPNDPVSYIKRFSIHRELTVSEIQLQETIANV encoded by the coding sequence ATGTCGAGTAAATTTTTGAATTTTATTGAAGTTGACCACGTTGATAAAATTTTTCCGCTCCCCGGTGGCGATCGCTATATTGCGCTGAAAAATATTGAACTAAAAATCAAAAAGGGAGAGTTTATCTCGTTAATCGGTCACTCTGGCTGTGGTAAATCGACGCTCCTCAATATGATCTCTGGTTTGGATCGCCCGACTTTTGGTGGGGTGGTCGTGGAAGGTAAGGAGGTGGATGGGCCGGGGCCGGATCGGATGGTGGTGTTTCAAAATTATTCGCTGTTGCCTTGGTTAACGGTGCGCCAAAATATTGGTCTGGCGGTAAATCGTGTCCTCGAGCATCTGCCGAAGGGGGAACGTCAGCAGGTTGTTGATGAGCATATTGAATTGGTGGGTCTCAAGCGGGCAGCGAATCGGCGACCGGGGGAACTGTCTGGGGGAATGAAGCAACGGGTGGCGATCGCCCGCGCTTTAGCCATTCAACCGAAAGTATTGTTGTTAGATGAACCCTTTGGGGCGTTAGACGCGCTGACAAGGGGGAATCTTCAGGAAAAATTGCTAGAAATCGTCCAAGAAAAGCACATTACCTGTGTGATGGTCACCCATGATGTGGATGAAGCCCTATTACTCTCGGATCGGGTGGTCATGCTCACGACGGGACCAGAAGCCCACATTGGTCGCATCCTTGAAGTGCCGATTGATCATCCCCGCGAACGTTTAGAGGTGGTCAATCATCCTGAATATTACAATCTGCGCCATGAAATTGTGTACTTCCTCAACCAGCAGAAACGGGTGAGAAAGGGGGTCGGGCAGATTAGCCATGGGCCGGAAGTGGTGAATCAACCGGAAAAGGCGACGATCAATGTGGGTCTATTGCCGCTGAATGATAGTGCGCCCTTTATCGTGGCTCAGGAATTGGGTCTGTTTAAAAAGCATGGTTTAGAAAAGGTCAACCTCGTTAAAGAATCTAGTTGGCAGGCGATCGCCGATGGCGTGACGACCGGAGAACTCGACGCAGCCCAGATGGTGGCAGGCATGCCCATTGCCCTGACCGTCGGGTTGCATAATAAAGCCTCCATTCCCATGGTGAGTGCAATGGTTCTCAGCCGTAACGGTAACGCCATTACCCTGAGCAAAGAATTTCTAGACGCAGGAATCAAAACACCGCAGGATCTGAAAGAACATCTGCAAAATACGCCGGATCGTATCCTCACTTTTGGCGTTGTGTATCCCGCCTCCATGGAGAATTTACTCCTCCGTTACTGGTTGGCATCCGGTGGCATTGACCCCGACCAAGATGTCACCCTCACGATCCTATCCCCAGAAGAAATGGTGGACAATCTGCGTTCCGGGGCGATCGATGGGTTCTGCGTTGGCGATCCTTGGAATTCCCAAGCGGTGGCAGCCGGTTTAGGATATGTGATTGCCACAGATCTCGATATTTGGGCTGGTCATCCAGAGAAGGTCTTGGGGGCACGGGAAGATTGGGTTGCCAAAAATCCCAAGACCCACATTGCCCTAGTCAAAGCGTTACTAGAAGCCTGTGAATATTGCGACGATCGCCGTAATCGCACCGAAATTACAAAAATATTGGGTAGCTCGATCCTGAGCATTGACCCGGCGTTTTCTCAGGCTGGTTTTGCCGATGTTTTTGATTATGGTGATGGTCAGACCCCGGCGATGTTGCCCCGTTTCCACCAGTTTCACAATGAGCAGGCTAATTGTCCCGCACGGGGTGAAGGGCTCTGGATTTTGACCCAATTGGCGCGGTGGGGCTATATGCCATTCCCGAAAAATTGGCTCGAAATTACCGAGCGGGTGCGTCGCCCCGATCTCTTTGGGGAGGCTTGCCGTCAATTGGGTTGGCCGGACATTGAAGGCGATCGCCAAACTTTTAAGCTGATGGATGGCATGGTTTTTACCCCCAATGATCCCGTTAGCTACATCAAACGGTTTAGTATTCACCGCGAACTTACTGTCAGTGAGATTCAACTTCAGGAAACCATCGCTAATGTCTAA